The Rhipicephalus sanguineus isolate Rsan-2018 chromosome 4, BIME_Rsan_1.4, whole genome shotgun sequence DNA window AGATTTCAAGCCAATAGATCTGACTCTTTGAATGACACACGCACCTGTAGCATGCAGGCGATGTCTTCCACAATGGAGTCGACGATCGCCTGGGAGCCGAACAGGGCCACGTCCTCGTAGAAAATATGGCGCTTGGTGCTCTTGGTGTTCGTCAGCAGGAGGAAGTGGACCTTGGAGAGGACCTTGAGCATGAGGGCGAACTTTCGGATCGACGCGGCCGAGCCGAAAGAGGTGACCGTCTTGGCGGGATTGTCCTTGCGAACGAGTCCTCTGCGGTGGCAGTACACGACGTTCTCCCAGTCGTGCCGGCGGTCGTACACGAAGCACGGTGGCTCGTCGTTCGCGATCTGCTTGATCAGTGACTGGACGATCGCTTCGATCTTGAGGACGATGGCGATCCTGTCGGGAACGTTGGTGGCGGGGGGCGGCAGCGGCTTAAATCGCGCAAACTGATGCGACATGTTTCACTCGGGTGTTGTCTTCTTGCAAACGGCCAGACGGAGTGAAGAAATAGCAGACGATATCGCAGGAAAACCGTATCAGCTCGATCCGCGTAAATAAATAAGCGAATATGATTTATATACAAAAATAATAAACGCATTCGCTATTTCTGTTTAATGTCTTCAGCACTGCGTCTGTACCTATTTCTGCGTTACAAAACTGTCTCGAATTTCGTCTGCTCCTTTGGTGTGTGTGCGCTTACCTGCCAAACGCGCACTTGGagcaggaggggagggggggtgctagAAAAAGGAAGAATATTCCCCGTTACATAGTCACTCTATAGGCTTCCTTTAGCCTGTGCAGTAACTAAACAGCCCGTGATAGAGCACGGCGGCTTACTGTCACAGGGAAGGGAGTAGGGGAATAATATAATAGAAGATAAAGGAGACGAGAGGTTTGAACCAATCATTGTGTGGAGCTGGCGTACATAGACCAAGCGACCCACACATTCACTGGGATCAAGTTACCCACGTTTTACTTTTGTGAAGGAGTTGATGTCCAGCCAACGTGCGGTCACTTCACGTGAACGTAGAAATAGAACGTGCCGCGGTGCACGTGCGCTTAATAGTCAAGCAAGCGATTGAAAAATGGTGCGCCACTGATATTCCCATCCCATCGGTCTTAATTAAGAATTGAGAAAACACAAACCCAACTATCACAAGCTGGCGATTGGGTGTTTCACCGCGTCTTCTTATTGCTCATAAATTATAATAAACAGACCGGTGTACCACTAAAAGGGCGGGAACCGTTGAATATAGATAGCTGACGTTTCTCAATATTTGACAGTCATAAGTACGATCTTTCGGTTAAAATGTGCGCTTATCGGCCGTGTGAATCTTCATTTGAAGTTTGACATTTACGAGATCCAGTTCCCCGGCCTAACACCACAGCCTGTACAATTTCGCGCCAATAGCCTCCGCGGGATCTTGCCTTGAACCCGTACACGTCGTAGAAACTTCTTACCTAAGTAGAAGAAATGTCCGTGAGGCCAGACCGGGCAGGATGAGCACATCGCCTCTCATTGTAGAATGGGATGTAGTTTTCTCGTAGAGATCCACGGTCACGGGCGAAGAAATTCATGAGCACAGAAAGCACGCGCGCGTTACCGCAAGCACTCCAGTCCACTGCGTTCTTGCGTGCCGGCGCGGGTAATCAGACGCGTAACCGAACACCCGTATTTACGATGTCTGAGAGCTTGATAGCGTTTGGACCGGCTGAGAGCAGAACAGATGACCTCTGGTTGAAGGAACTAGACCTTCGCTACATATTTTTGTTATCATAGTTTTCCCAGGTCATGAGGTCAGTGCGGTGCGTATTTCTTTATTAGTTTTTAAAACCTTGTGTCATTGTCAGCGTAGTTGAAGTTTCACTGCTTCTCCGTGAAACGATGTTGTGTGCTTGTAAATAACGATTGGCTTTTCAGTGATCTGTCCTCGTTAATATCCTAAGAGGTCAGGAATTGTATCGTAGCTCGCACATACGGCACCAACAAGAGCCGAAACAGGGCATTACATTTGTACATACGTCAGTAGCGCGTATATATTTTCTATACCACTGTTTTTTGTGATTGTGCCCTTCGTATGCTTGTACTATATGCACATAAAATATATAATCTTGTTACGGCACGGCCACGCCACGGTACGAGTAAGCTACCAGCTATGTACCAGCATCCATTCTTCGAGTTCACGCCGCATGACCCAAAGTAGCGAAACTTAGCGGAAAAACACGAAGTACCTGTTCGAGTTGGCAACCAAACCGAAATAACGCCGCGGCTGCGCTATGGCTGCGCCGTGCTTTGCTTGGGAGCTGGTGTTTACGAACGAAGCTCAACAAGTTTACGTGATCTGTCTTTCAACAAGTTTAACATTTCACTTCGTCTGGGAGTTGAACATATGGATTAACACTTTGCTGAACACGCCCTCTCACCTCAGCTTTGGACGCGTGCCGCCGCAATGGAAAAGCCGGAAACGAAATCGGCGACTACGTCGGAGAGGTAAACGGTTGCTGTTTAGCACTCTTTTACGCGATCGTACGTAAACTTCGATGTTCATCCAGGCAACCTCGATGTAAAACAGTGTGAGGAAGGCTAGCGCACAACAGTTTGAGCCAGTTCTCCGTAAGCTTTGAGGAAACGATTCTTCAATAGGTGACAAAACGCCGAGCAGCCGGGCAAACCGCATCGCTTTCTGGAATATCAGGAACTAGCGTACGTACGCGCGAGATTGATTTATTAAACCtaagaaaaaagcaaaacaaaaaaaaaccttacaATTACGACGACGACGGCGCGTGTAATCGAAAGTTTTGTTAGAGGGGGAGCACGTTACAAGACATTGAAAGATTTCGTGTTCACATTAGCCACGCGGATTGCAAGGAAACTTCGTGCTACGTTGCAGGAGGCAAGCCATACTGAAGACGATCGAGAGGCGAGACAGCTGCAAGAAAAGAGCCGCGCAGATCGTGGAAGAGATGCTGGAGAGCTCGCTGTCCGAGGAATGGCTCCTTGGAGTTGTGAGTAACGTATGAAAACTAAACTGAAAGTGTTCCTACTACGGATGGACAAATGAACAAGAGATGAAGTCGTTTGCTGGTTTATTTACTTGTTTTCTGCATTTGCATATCAACACGCGTGAAGTTCACTCGATCGTTTAACCGCCGCTTAAACACGGAATGTGATgtgagaacagaaaaaaaaggaagttccCTGGTACGTCGGCATTAATTTGCTGCCAATGTGACGTCAGACGTGCTAACTTTTGGAGGCTGTATTTTAATTACTGTGTGTCGCAGCTAAGCTGAAAAATTAGGCAAATTAATTCAGTCACCGATTGTGAACCAACACAGCCATGCAGTGCCTACGCTGTTGCCGTCATTGGCAAACAAGTGAGTTTCGTTTAGAGTTCTACTACAACTGGTCATGGTGCCATTTGGTTTCCATTTGGATTGTGAATAGCAactcgctaaaatttgcgcaatTAGAAAGCATGACCAGCCAGCCACTCCCACAGTATTGATTACGTACTAATTACTGTTTGCTTTGGTTGTAGGCTTATTGCTTATTGGGGCACATGCTCATTGCAGACTTGAAGCTTGTTGATGCTTGTGGTGTGTGCGCTTAGTGCGTATCCCAGAAGTGGCAAGACTTCTGACGTATCTGCTTATCAAATCTGTCTAAAGAGCTGTCAAACGTTCTCCATGGCTTTCCACAGCAGTTCTTTTAGAAGGCTTTGTAAAAAATAATGTGCGGAATGCCAGTGAAATTATCTTGCGAGGCTTGTGCAGTTCTTGGCAGTCTGATATTTGGAGCACAGCTGCTACGCTCCACTTCTAGAAAGAGATGTTTGACGTCGCTTCATATTCatctagaccaggggtctcaaactcaccctcagctagcgggctgcagtcacgaaatttagccaTGCTagggctgggacagtgaagaaggttggagcGGAGGAGGCggggtttgaacaaaatgtcagctaacgttgccatttgaaagaaggcctttcccaatcTCATATATGGGCCATTTCTGAAAGGGATTGAGCCTCAGgactcgagaaacatcgataccattctccaaaatgactaaaatgtgGATGCCGATCCCGATATATATAGTTTTTGttgcacggttatgtttcaacacatggtgtcTGCatgtggtgcctcacgaaaaatatgggACGCAGGCGATCATGTGTGTGTGGGCCGAGCTGCAAGTGGAAGGTGCGCGGGCCACACGTGGCTCGCAAGCCATGTGTTTGAGACCTTTTATCTAGACGAACACAACTAAGCCATTTCATTTGTTTTTCAGTTGCACGAACTATCTCAGCAAGACTACCAGGACGCCGTTGAGGAAAGAACAATTGTACGGCTTTGTGGCTACCCACTTTGCAACAAGAATATTGCTCAGGTGGGCTTCATACTCCTATGCATTGCTTATACTGTAATCATTGGAAAAGCCGAAGCAAGTTCTTTATGCCTGCTGTTTTTGATGGACATCATCGAGTTGCCATCATCGTCTCTCTGTTGCATCTTCAGGTACCAAAGCAGCAATACCACATCTGCATGAAAACCAAGAAAGTCTACGACATCACGCATCGCAAGGTGAGGGAACTGCAGCTGAAACCCATAGTCCTGCGTAGGAGTCAGCATGGAGAAGCATtgctttctgtacattggtgatTGAGGTGGATGCCAGATTACATGATCCAGTACACACCGTTTCTTTGTATTTGCAACTTATGTTGTGTTTGGGACTTTGGGACAGGTAATTTATTGCATTATTTGTTACTGTTATATACTGTGCTTGGAGAAACTTACTTTGTATAATTTTCTTGGTTGTTTTATTTGGTATGTCTCTGAAATCATAATGGACCTAAGACTCATTTTCAGCTCAGATAATGCAAGAAAATCCAGGTTTGCCTTGGAGCTTTCTGTTACTTCTTGTGGGAATGACTCGGTTTATTTTTACGACAGTTCCTACACCTTGACGATTTTTCTAACCGAACATAACCTAACAAATCGATTTCTCATTGTCAATGCGCTGTGCTTCGAGTAGTATGTCAATATGGCCTAGCTGTGATACAGCGATTGCCCTGTAAATGTGTTGGTGCCATGTTCAATCTCCAGACAAGATGAATTTTCCTTCAACTGTTAACCTTTCTAGGAAACACGTGTTGTGTTTCCTTGGCAGCTTTATGCCATACTAGTGTGTGGATGACAGCACTTACCTTTCGTAGTAAACTGTAACTTGGACATCAAGGGACATTAACCTTTTCTATGTCACGGACAAGCATGGCTTGCTTGTCCATTAATTTTTAGGGAAAACAGTGCCAAGAATGAACTCATTTTACCTGCAATACGTTTAGTTGCCTTTTATTGTAGTGGTGTTATGTACCACTTTTGTAACAAATGAGTGAGATCCTGCATAGCAAAAATGAATGCTTAAATAAAGTAGTGTCTACATTGTTTTCCATTAAGGATCCATTGCTGCTCATAATTTGAGATAATGATACACCAAAAAAGAGTTGTTGAAGCTATTTGCTCAAGTGAAGCTCCTTTTAGCTGCAACTTCAATGCATTTTGCTGTTCTCCATTTAGCTTAAATGTTCCTTATGTTCAGTTAAGTGATGTATCCCTTAAAACTGTCTACTCCATCCTGTTCTAGCAATACTGCAGCAACACATGCTATCGTGCGTCAACATTCCTGAAAGGTCAGCTGTGGGATGGACCACTTTGGCTTCGAGATGAAGCAGACACCACTGCAAAGTACAACGTCTATCGCGAAGAAGAGAATCTTGCACGAAGGTACCAAGAGCTTATTcaggatctttttttttaaacactgtCATCACTCCCACATTACCCAGTCTGACTTGGAAGTGGGTTGCCTAATTTACAATTCTGTGGCAAACATGTTGGTTAGCATTCTCACTTACACTCACTCACATTCTTTCTATGCCCATTTCTCCATTACAGGTTAGAAGGTTAGGTAGCTTCTAGTTCTCTTGTGGTACGATTTGCATTTGCCTGGATAATTATTCATAGCACCATGTTCCCGAACTTGGACTGCTCAGAAGTGGTAGAGTGACCAAGATCTCTCATAAGCATTGATCACCTGGCTACTTTGATTGCTTTGTGATGAGGTGAACATTTGGCTGGGACAAGCCACTTCTGATAGCTGTGGTTGTCGTAATACCGTATCCCACTGGCAAGAGGTCTTCATGATTCCGAAATGATGTGTTGCTCGTTGTAAATGATGTTGCATTGTATATGAAAGAAAAGGGGAAGTAACGTATTTAGAGATGTACGCAGTCCAAGGATGCAAAATGTGGGAGTTGTAGATTACTAATAAATTTGTATGTTTTTTTGCTTGTCAGTTGGTGCCATTAGTGAGAGACAATGTGCTGATgcagcctaatgaaaccaacagaaaaatgaagccaaggaacgtataggagctgctatttgtagtcttttaactgtcgtgtagtaattatgatgtaaatgtagAGAaattaaagaggacgaaaaacAACTGGCTGCCAGTAGGGACCGTACCTACACCCTTCTGATTGTCCGATGCTCTACTGTTCCCCTTCTATTGAGTAGATTAAGGTGTTTCTGTGATGCCGGAGCGTGCCAGTAGTGTTGCTTGCTTAAGTCACGCTTTGGCATTTGTTCTTGCACTTTGAAGGAGATTGTGAGTACGCTCGTGCTCCTGCACGTGAAATACATGACTGGGCGAAATCAATCCTCTTTCTTCCCCCAGCACGAAAAAAGATGGCCGTGGTGAGGAAGTAGATCTGGGTCACAGCCGTCTGGCCGAGAAAGACGTTGAAGGTCCCCAAGAGAGCAAACCTGCAGACATGCTGAAACCTGCGAAGGACGTCTCGCCCTATGTGACCCCTGATGCTTTGAAGAAGTTGGCCGAGAGCATCGACAAAATGAGCGTGCGCAGTCAGAAATCCCCAGCCCAGGCAAGGTGACTGTTTGTGTGAATGCACTTAGCAGATAACCTGTCTGAAATTTGCAATATGTAATATTGTTTTCGTATTGTAATCTGCATTCCTTTTTCTCATTATTGCTTTTGTTATGATAGAGTTGCAGGGCATTGGAAGCTCCTACAATATTTGTATGGTTGCCTGTTTTAGCTACAACCTGAAGTGCTATAGCATTGTGAAAGGGTAGtaagtaataataatagtatgtggggttttatgtgctaaaaccacgatacgatcgattatgaggcatgcggtagttgagggctctggaaattttcaccatctggtgttctttagtgtGCACTaacattgcacagtacatgggcctctagcaattgcctccatcgaaatgcgaccgccacggccggttACGAATCCACAAATTTCAggacagcagtcaagcaccttaaTTACTATACAACCGAAGTGGACAAGGTAGGTGTAGTAGCTGGTTAAAGAAACAGGAAAGGCACCCACAAAAGTGGATAAAGTAGATCGCGATGAGTAGAAATTGGCGTGCAAAATGACACAGGGTGTTGTGATGATCAGTGTTGAGCCAAGGTGCTTCTTAATGAGGATGTAATGAAATGCAGTATAACTTAAGGAAAACACTGtaaacaaatagaaaaaaaaaatcgatgttGTGGTACAAAGAAACAAGGATAAGGAGCTGCAACATAGTATAATACTTGTTGcttgcttactgaaatacaaaaattcatgcttactgaaatacaaaaagacTCGTAACAACCATAGaaactaaagtttatttacagaaagcgGCAAGGTTTTATCGTGCACCAAAAGGCGACAGCAATAGGAAAATGCGTACGTGAAACAACAAACTGACAGTTGATGAACAAGTATGACCTTAAAGATCAATAAccataacaaaacaaaataacaaaagctaCGTTTTGCTCATGAGGTTCACAAAACTAAGGTGAAACAACTGTGGTGAAAAAAACCCAGATCCTGCCAAGCATGTGTGTGACTGCCACTGATCTGTTCCCAGCGCTTTTCCGGCACCGAAACAAGCTAACGAGAGAAGTAATCGAAGCTTTCCATATCCACAAAAAAACCATAGAAGGGCTTAAGATAGTGCAGAAAAGGGTGTCACTCACAAGTAACGTCATTCTCGGAAAACCAGCGATATACGTAGCCATAGTAGCCATGTGCAAAGCACAGCATGCCACAATCCAAGCATAttacactaaaaaggaagaaagaaatgtgtGTAAGTGGCACATCTGTTGTTCTGCGTAGTGGTGAGTTTGATTTCTTTCATTATTTTCTAAATTAGAAAGCTTTTTGTCGTTCCCCTTATCCAGTGTACTTTGACGAAAGTGTGAGGGGATGTGCTTTGCGCAGGGCTACTATGGGTATTATATATCACTGCCTTTCTGAGAATAAAGTTAGTTACGAGTGGCACCCTTATCTTTTCTGTCTCGAGCCCTTCCTAGGTGGTTACGCGTCTATTGTATTTCAGTAAGGAAGCTGCAACCTGGCAGTGACATGGAAGATCAATATTGCCTAGGGGCATGCGTTGGAGCGAGAGTTAAAATGCCTTAAATGAGTAGCGAGAAAGCAGGTGATTAAAGGCCGTAAAAATGTTACGCTTCTCTTCCACTGTACCACACTGTACGTAGAGTGAGAAAGGTAATGGAAAGATAGGCAGGTTAACCAGAGATCTCCAGCTGGCCACAATGCACTTGGGAATGGCAAAAGCAGTGTGGGAGTCGTACCATGCTATATTACTTTATTTGTTTATGATGAACAATGTGTGAACAGTTAGTTGCCTTTCTGTAGACTCAATGCAAGAAAGTTTTCGTTTATTTCCCTCACATTTTTGTGGATATCTGTTCAGGACCCCTTGTGAACACTTTAACTATGTGTGCTGTAATTGTctattgttattttactctttagAGTAGGTTTTTAAATGTGTGTGTCTTATATGCATCCGAATACTTGGACAaattcctgtcctctttctgtttGCTGTAGGAACATTGAAGAGTCTGCCACTGAAGATCACGAACGAGGTGAATATATGTTTCCTGCTTCTTGGAAGTGTTGTAACATTAGTACTTCGCATGTGACTTGTGGGTGGACTGAACGTTCATTAGCAAACCATGTAGAGATGCTAGACTGAACCTCTTTGCTTAAGTCTACTTCTGCTTTTCAGGAGTCAACTTCTGCTACACTGTGAAGACAGTGTTGCTAATCCAGGTTATAGGATTTGTTTGTGGGTTTCAATTGGCGGCTTACTACTGCACATACACGTGTAATGGCTGCAGGTTTATCTGAGATTTGGAGTGAAAATCGTGGCTGCAGCCATTCTTTTTTGAAAACATTTCTGACGGTACTTGCCTTTATTTACCTGCAGTACTACCTGTACTGGGagaaaccaaaaaaagaaagaagaaagataaacaacacaccttttttttgctttgaggcAGGTGTCGGAATGTCATTGTGCAACGTTGAAGAGAAAGGCTCTTTCACTTCATTAAGCGCGAGATCCGTCCATTGCTGGCTTTAAGCACGCTAACCGGCATGCCTCCATCTCGTGTGATGTCAAGAGGTTTCACGCACAGCATCTCCTTCGAAATAGCGTAGCCGTTGCTTTGTGTCTTTGTTATGTAGTGCAGAAGTGAGTCTTCTATGTTTGGGAGCATGCTGTGCTTGCCACGGACAGTGCGCCtctgtgtgtttctttttctgagTGTACCTTCTTGGAAGCACCATTGTTGCATACATATTTAACCTATTTCGAAATTCCAACCAGCCAGTCGggtgtgccgaaaaaaaaaaggcttcggaATTCTCGCAGCACACAACAAATAATGCTGCTAACCTTGTCAAAAATGAAGGGTACAGCTGATACCCGAGTAATTTTTAAATACATTTTTTGGGGGAACTTTTTAACAGTTCTGGGCATGGCCATTACACGAGTATGTATATACGATATTGAGAAACATTTCTAAGTTCTTGGAAAAAAAGTCgtgcggtcccttatgcatctgccTAAGATTACTCAATagtaaaagccatcttctttttcttttcagtcaactgtattcaaccccccccccccccaaaagcttttggcacctaatgtggttttgcactttgcactgcctccgggatcggaggcattggaggCTTTCTGCCCCTCGTGTGGTTTTGCAGTTCCTCCGTAAttggcccacctttcaccaagcgacgatgtcgtgtgatgacgtcatcagatgatgatgatttttttttgcatcactcgtgttgacgcagaTGCCAacggtcgcttttcgcgtttgatgaagcatctaaggttGCCACCTTAAATAGAAAGAATGCTCATTTCCTTATACAtgcagtggaacctcgttaaagggacactaaaggcaaataacaatttatgtcatagtgaaagtccaatgtatgacaacttctaaaacggcaatattatcaacagcagtgccctacttaccgagaaattaagctaaatgtatcacatgatgagcgccacgagtgggacattttcgaagtgatcccgatgacgtatggaagtcggcctacaataaatcactagtaatcaaactagcagcagtaaaaaaagaaccttccgagcatcaaaggacgtaataaaatgcagtttgttcgtttccgcttgattcatgaaaaaagaaaacatccctggCGTTtccatggggaacagcgcgcgtggttcaaaggttccgttttcgccgaactgcgcctcgcccgtctcagtggtagtttcgggatcgcgtactgcccgcgtgtgttttgcgcgctcgtgaaagtcgctctgacagaaagttcgacaaaatgtcgcattagcttcgtcgcccgacaccgcattgctggtttcctcgctgctttcgggctcgggctcgggagagtcgctgccgaggctgctatcgtagtacgcaacgacgccggcactcgagccctcagcagcataccgcgttcatcggggctcaaatcgctgaattggagcccagcgtcgcgagccaatgtctcgttgtcaagttctccgtccacatccattgcagtGATtgtggcaagcttcgatggcccgttgttgctactgtgggtcccgctacttccgctctgctgctactagtgtcagctgccgcgcagtaaaagcgggcaacgttgggcacggcagcagtgacgtatgagagtcgtattttcaggcgggagatttgaagcgcgctaacgcgatgcggaccactaaaaacgtgattttatttcaaaataagcacttccttggcacaaaagcagcactacgaggtttctggaccgctatttcaacaatcaacgtcgacttaatatttgcctttagtgtccctttaagtccaaCTCCGAAGTGGCTAAAAATTTGTTAGATTAAAATGGATTTCGGACTCAAGGTAGCCCCTTTAACTGTAGCCCCTGATGGTCTGAGCTGCATTTCTGGATAATTTCTGCCATGTGCCGTCTTAGAACGCACTGGAAGAGGTAGTGGAGGAAATAAGCAGGCATGGTAACATTATTTGGGGGAGAGGGTGGTAGTTGGTGGTTCGAGGCAGGTGTGCTATATGAAAGGGCTGGCGAGCACACACTTGCGTTGGACACAGGGTAGGGGTGTGTGTTGTAGTGTGTAGTGGAACGTTCGTCTCCTCTTGTATGCCGGGTGGCCATAGCAGAAGTGTTTACCATTAGAAAAAGGTACACCCATCTTCTGCTGGTCATTAAGATAACAGCTGTTCAtaaagagtaacagactggattccaagagaaggcaagcatgCGAGGGGGAGGCATAAAGCTAGgtaggcagatgagattaagtgTGCTGGGATAATGTGGTTGAAGcacgcacaggaccgggttaatggGCGAAAcattggagaggcctttgccttaaGTGGGCGTAGCCAGCCTGATGATGATGGTCATCATCTGCAGCCCAAAAGGGAGCATGGCTGACAGAGAAGCCAATCGGGGGTAGGAAACAGATGAGAAGGACATTACAAATTTGGTACATTTTGAAGCGAAAAGACTGTGTTTAAGTGCATGGTTCTTTAGACTGCCTTCTAAACTGCCTATTGTACATTTACAGAGGATGGCCTCGAGCCCGACAACGAAATCCGCAGCACAGATGTGAGGCCGCCCGTGGAAGCTTCAAGTCCACCCAGCAACGACGAACCAGCAGCAGCCCAAAAGGTGACGAGTCCGGCAAGAAGGAGTGTCCCCAGTCGCAACGACAAATCGTGGCAGAACGCCTTGGCTAGTGAACAAGCCAGGGCAGCGAAAGCTTCGACCGCAAAGAGCGACACCGACGGTCCCCCGATAGAGAGAGTCCAACAAGCCTTGAAGCAGTGGATCACGGCGGAGACGGTGGCCTTTCTCGTCGGCGACGGCGCAGCCAGGCGATTTCGGATCAACAACCGGAGGCAGGAGGAAGCCATGAAAGTGGAGCGCTATCACGCGCTCTACTCAAAGCTCTGCAAACGTCTCGACGAGCAGGAGAAGGCCGAGGAAAGGCTCGCGGCAGCTCCCTTGGActccgacgacgacgaagacgcgcCGGTTCCAACAAAACCGACGGCTCCTGTGCCGACGATGGAGCAGCTCAGACGAGATTCGGAAAAGAAGAAACTTGAGATTCGCGAACGGCACCAGGATACCTTCGAGAAGAAAGACGTGTGTGCGAGGACTAAAGAAAGTGCTGCTACGTTGGGGTCAAAGAAAGGTGGTGGCAAgccaagaaaggaaaagaaggtgGAGGTATGTAAGAGTACTGTCATTGTTTGTCCTAGTGCGTTTTATGGTGTATAATTATCAGCATACAAATCCAACGCGTAGAATTCTGGCTTCATTTTTTGCTGCTAATGAAGACGTGCCAACAAATTTGTAGTGAATCAGTGGGGTACATCCACCAGCTATACTTTTATAGGCACAGCATAATGTTAAGTTCTGATGCTGTTTTAATAAAATAATGGGAGGTTGTTTTCTCTTATTGTACTCTTGACTGTTAAGCTACCAGTAATGAAAATGTAAAGCTGTAGTTTAGGGATTGAAGAATGGCGTCTACAAACAATTGAAATATAATGTCAAATTCATCATCGTCACTTTGGTAACTTCTAGGTAAAAGTGGAGTGTTTTGGGCCATGACGTGACAGCATAAAAAGCTGATGTTTACAGCACTGTCGTCAGTGTCATCATACAGAGCTAAACGTTAGCATATGTGCAAAGGGTGAAGGGAATGGTATAAAAAACATGGAATCTCACATGCCCTCACTAGTAATGCACACCCTACTTTTTTGAACTTCTACTTGTTCTGTTCATTCATTTACAGGTTTTGCACAGTAGAAATAAGAGCAGACTTGTATGTGACACGTCACTTGTATTTAATCAATCGATTCCAATTTTGGGCAGTGTTTGAACCAGTTACTTTTACTTGCTATGGCATGACGTAATTTAATTGCTTTTATGTAGTAATCGACAACATAATATAATAcaacataatgaaaaaaaaataataatagcgCATGAATTTTGCGAGGAGTGTAGCAGAACGCCAGTGGTTTGTGCCA harbors:
- the LOC119389826 gene encoding putative RNA polymerase II subunit B1 CTD phosphatase rpap2, whose translation is MEKPETKSATTSERRQAILKTIERRDSCKKRAAQIVEEMLESSLSEEWLLGVLHELSQQDYQDAVEERTIVRLCGYPLCNKNIAQVPKQQYHICMKTKKVYDITHRKQYCSNTCYRASTFLKGQLWDGPLWLRDEADTTAKYNVYREEENLARSTKKDGRGEEVDLGHSRLAEKDVEGPQESKPADMLKPAKDVSPYVTPDALKKLAESIDKMSVRSQKSPAQARNIEESATEDHEREDGLEPDNEIRSTDVRPPVEASSPPSNDEPAAAQKVTSPARRSVPSRNDKSWQNALASEQARAAKASTAKSDTDGPPIERVQQALKQWITAETVAFLVGDGAARRFRINNRRQEEAMKVERYHALYSKLCKRLDEQEKAEERLAAAPLDSDDDEDAPVPTKPTAPVPTMEQLRRDSEKKKLEIRERHQDTFEKKDVCARTKESAATLGSKKGGGKPRKEKKVENTNTTDSCEREPILPLVDSHAQNVHRRRIVFNWLRKALPDILDILYMDLSEVSSYLTELILTFRLSAENITFRLETWAHIAAGILVMLSRKCPPLNSAIMMEESRRRFSIFLEDNGLSLQNLTYVVDDLLGS